The genomic window GTATTGATAAGGTAGAGGCATAAACATATAAGGATTTTGATATTGTTTGCTCATTTCTGTTGTCATTTGTATTGTTTGTTCCCAGTTATCTTTAAATGATTTCATTAGTTGCTCTGAATTGTTGGTAAATAGGTCCATTTGACTTTGTTGGTTTTTTACAAATTGTTCTACCATTGTAAAGAATTGATCACCTAAGGAATTTGAACTAGTTTTTATTTCTTCTTGTGTTTTTTTGCTAGTTTCCATAGTTTTACTTATAGCATTTAAAAATTGTTCATTAATGCTTTCAATGTTTTTATAATTAACTTTGTTCACCTCCCACATCTTTTGCGCCATTTCATTCATCATATTAAAACTTTGAGACCACATTGCCACCGGATTAATATTTTTGTTCTCTAACATTTTAACTCCTCCTTATAATAATAACATAATAGATTAAATTTCTTATCTCTAGAAATTTTTAAGTTGTTAACTTACTAATAGTATAAAGTCTTAAAGAAGATATGTAATTAAGGATAATACCTTAGTTTTTATCAGCAAATACCTTAACTTTTAGTGGAAAATTTATTCATTTTCATGAATTAGGTTTATCTTCATAGCCAAGCGTACTAAACTTGCTATATCGTGTATTTCTAATCGTTCCATCAGTTGAGTACGATGGGTTTCTACTGTTTTTACACCAATACCTAAATTATGGCTAATCTCCTTTGTAGTTAGACCTTGAGCAATTAATTTCCATACTTCACGTTGCCTAGGAGTAAGTCTTTCAAGATAACTTTCCTCTCCCTTTACTCGTTTAACATAATCAGAAACCACATGACTAGAAACCACAGGACTTAAATATGTTTCACCATTTAATACTGATCTTATAGCTAGCTCTAATTCTATGGGAGCTGCATCTTTTAATAGATAACCACAAGCACCTGAACGTAATGCTTGCCATACAAATTCTTCATTAACATACATAGATAATATAATTACTTTTATATC from Candidatus Syntrophocurvum alkaliphilum includes these protein-coding regions:
- a CDS encoding response regulator transcription factor, giving the protein MEKIKILIADDHKLVRAGISSLVETIEDIEVVAEANDGEEAIKFISLYKPELVLMDIAMEKMGGIEATAKINSQYPDIKVIILSMYVNEEFVWQALRSGACGYLLKDAAPIELELAIRSVLNGETYLSPVVSSHVVSDYVKRVKGEESYLERLTPRQREVWKLIAQGLTTKEISHNLGIGVKTVETHRTQLMERLEIHDIASLVRLAMKINLIHENE